One window of the Candidatus Bathyarchaeia archaeon genome contains the following:
- the aroA gene encoding 3-phosphoshikimate 1-carboxyvinyltransferase — MLTDIVVKGGALLSGSVRAPPSKSYTHRAIIAASLSNGLSEIRNALLCDDTLATIDACQKLGAEISRADDGTLKILGSPRLKTPDDVINCRDSGSTMRFMTPICALADGISVLTGGKSLRSRPMGPLLDALDQLGVKCYSTRGDGRPPIVVFGGGIRGGEAVVRGDVSSQFITGLLFASPMAERDTSIMLSTSLESKPYVDMTLDVLEKHGIVVEWKHTSFNIPSGQEYRPRSHSIEGDYSSAAFLLAAAAITGSRIRVESLFRDSLQGDRLIVRILSEAGARVNVYENFIDVEGPAGPLNPINVDMRDNPDLVPVCAVLACMAEGESIIGGVRRLRFKESDRVEALLAELSKMNADIRVLDDKLVVRGVRRLKAAEIDPHGDHRIAMACAVAALAADGETIIRDAECINKSYPDFIRDMRLLGVEILER; from the coding sequence ATGTTGACAGATATAGTTGTTAAGGGGGGAGCGCTTCTCTCAGGTTCGGTTAGGGCCCCGCCCTCAAAATCCTATACCCATCGGGCCATAATAGCGGCTTCCCTCTCAAACGGTTTATCTGAAATCCGTAACGCTCTTCTCTGCGACGACACCTTAGCGACGATAGATGCTTGCCAAAAGCTCGGAGCGGAGATAAGCAGGGCCGATGATGGAACGCTTAAGATTCTTGGGTCACCTAGGCTTAAAACGCCGGACGACGTGATAAACTGCCGGGATTCCGGCTCAACGATGAGGTTCATGACGCCGATATGTGCTTTAGCCGACGGGATCTCCGTGCTCACAGGCGGAAAAAGCCTTAGAAGTAGACCAATGGGGCCTCTACTCGACGCCCTAGATCAGCTGGGCGTTAAATGTTATTCGACTCGCGGCGACGGTCGGCCGCCAATAGTGGTTTTTGGCGGCGGGATAAGGGGCGGTGAGGCTGTCGTTAGAGGTGATGTGAGCTCGCAGTTCATCACGGGGCTTTTGTTTGCTTCCCCTATGGCTGAGCGCGACACTAGTATAATGCTTTCAACGTCTTTAGAGTCTAAGCCTTACGTTGACATGACTTTAGATGTGCTTGAAAAACATGGCATCGTGGTTGAATGGAAGCACACGTCTTTCAATATACCTTCCGGGCAGGAGTATAGGCCCCGTAGCCATTCTATTGAGGGGGACTATTCTTCAGCCGCTTTCCTCCTAGCCGCAGCAGCCATAACGGGCTCGCGGATAAGGGTTGAAAGCCTCTTTAGAGATTCTCTTCAAGGAGATCGGCTCATAGTCAGGATCCTCAGCGAAGCCGGAGCCAGGGTAAACGTTTACGAGAACTTTATTGATGTTGAAGGACCTGCGGGGCCATTAAACCCGATTAACGTCGATATGAGGGATAACCCAGACCTTGTTCCAGTGTGCGCCGTGCTGGCATGCATGGCTGAGGGAGAGTCTATTATCGGCGGTGTTAGGAGGCTTAGGTTTAAGGAGTCTGACAGGGTTGAAGCGCTGCTGGCTGAGCTTTCGAAGATGAACGCTGATATAAGGGTTTTAGACGATAAGCTGGTTGTTCGCGGTGTAAGAAGGCTGAAGGCTGCTGAGATAGATCCTCATGGAGACCATCGGATAGCGATGGCTTGCGCCGTGGCGGCCCTAGCAGCGGATGGGGAAACAATTATACGTGATGCCGAATGCATAAATAAGTCCTATCCAGATTTTATCAGGGATATGCGCCTCCTAGGAGTAGAAATCCTTGAACGGTAA